The following are from one region of the Marinomonas sp. CT5 genome:
- a CDS encoding methyl-accepting chemotaxis protein: MSLFSNLKVSHSVAIVGILPTLFAIIAVAFLVKSLNERVYEGRIAEDMVKLSTILDGVAHNFAVERGLTAGFLGSNGAKGKEALLSQRKVADDAEATLKNIEANAFDRLSLEQLNRLRAPVLNMLKGKSQVRQKVDALAADNGSFDFYSEVNRQALNAIQQVILDISNRDIAKALEARLSLLWMKERAGQYRGALNGVFAAQTTTLKRQSQIAAFIEDEHHQLEHFMVSASDQEEALLNNVMQNEKWKAVDKTTQAFLAMKDVSSVAGPADWFGLATAKIGLIKGVADKISVEINTLSAALTSRSELYRNGLIIGFIVLISPVIWLAFSLTRSLSKRVERISQALSNVSADRNLVGRIENTSKDELGEIIKNLNIHLDHLSESFHLMVDMASESKESMSVLSDYSKSALQETKDQFSQTDLMASAVEEMSLTSNTISQDMLSSAEATESIREQSTQGSERMQTILQSIANLSTEVEGGHKAVQSVTGHTEEISSILQTIESIAEQTNLLALNAAIEAARAGEQGRGFAVVADEVRTLAQRTQNSTEEIRSMIEALVGSGKSALQSMGQCASMATETSHVVSENVAMMQGLFDAIEQLTQTIERVATASEEQSQVSEEINSNIQNISGRSERILDLVNKTDEGAIQAQQRFESVLREISSYKLS; the protein is encoded by the coding sequence GTGTCCCTATTTTCAAATCTCAAAGTATCTCATTCGGTCGCTATTGTTGGTATTTTACCGACATTATTCGCCATTATTGCTGTGGCTTTCTTAGTCAAAAGTTTAAATGAACGTGTTTATGAAGGTCGTATTGCTGAAGATATGGTGAAGTTGTCGACCATTTTAGATGGTGTGGCTCATAACTTTGCGGTTGAACGTGGTTTGACTGCGGGTTTTCTGGGAAGTAACGGTGCAAAGGGGAAAGAAGCTTTGTTATCACAGCGAAAAGTAGCTGATGATGCTGAAGCAACGCTTAAAAATATAGAGGCTAACGCTTTCGATAGGCTATCTCTTGAGCAATTAAATCGTTTAAGAGCGCCTGTTTTAAATATGCTGAAGGGGAAAAGCCAAGTTCGACAAAAAGTGGATGCTTTGGCCGCTGATAATGGGTCTTTTGACTTTTATTCAGAAGTGAATCGACAAGCATTAAATGCTATTCAGCAAGTTATTTTAGACATTAGTAATCGAGATATTGCTAAGGCGTTAGAGGCTCGCTTAAGTCTATTGTGGATGAAAGAGCGGGCTGGTCAATATCGTGGGGCTTTAAATGGTGTGTTTGCCGCTCAGACGACGACCCTAAAGCGTCAATCTCAGATTGCGGCTTTTATTGAAGATGAACATCATCAGCTAGAGCATTTTATGGTGAGTGCGTCAGATCAAGAAGAAGCCCTACTAAACAACGTCATGCAAAATGAGAAATGGAAAGCCGTTGATAAAACGACACAGGCTTTTTTGGCAATGAAGGATGTTTCTTCTGTGGCTGGCCCAGCCGATTGGTTTGGACTTGCTACGGCTAAAATAGGTTTGATCAAAGGTGTAGCGGATAAAATTAGCGTTGAAATAAATACTCTCAGTGCTGCATTAACCTCTCGCAGTGAACTCTACCGCAATGGTCTGATTATTGGTTTTATTGTGCTTATTTCACCTGTCATATGGCTGGCATTTTCTCTTACTCGATCTTTATCGAAACGAGTTGAGCGCATTAGCCAAGCGTTGTCGAATGTGTCTGCTGATCGTAATTTAGTAGGCAGAATCGAAAACACCTCTAAAGATGAGTTGGGCGAAATTATTAAGAATTTAAATATCCATTTAGATCATTTGAGTGAATCTTTTCATTTGATGGTGGATATGGCGTCTGAATCAAAAGAGAGTATGAGCGTATTGAGCGACTATTCAAAAAGCGCTTTGCAGGAAACCAAAGATCAATTTAGTCAAACGGATCTCATGGCATCGGCTGTCGAAGAAATGTCTCTCACAAGTAATACCATTTCCCAAGATATGCTGTCTTCGGCAGAAGCCACAGAAAGTATTCGTGAGCAAAGTACTCAAGGCTCTGAGCGTATGCAGACAATTTTGCAATCCATTGCGAATTTGTCAACGGAAGTTGAGGGTGGTCATAAAGCCGTGCAGTCTGTTACTGGTCATACCGAGGAAATTAGCAGTATTTTGCAAACGATTGAATCCATTGCTGAACAGACAAACTTATTGGCTCTGAATGCGGCTATCGAGGCGGCGCGTGCTGGTGAACAGGGACGAGGGTTTGCTGTTGTAGCGGATGAGGTCAGAACTCTGGCTCAACGTACACAAAACTCAACCGAAGAAATTCGTTCGATGATTGAGGCTTTGGTTGGGTCTGGCAAAAGTGCTCTACAATCTATGGGGCAATGTGCCAGCATGGCAACCGAGACATCGCATGTTGTCAGTGAAAATGTCGCTATGATGCAAGGGTTATTCGACGCTATAGAACAACTTACACAGACGATAGAGCGAGTCGCGACAGCCTCGGAAGAGCAGTCTCAAGTGTCTGAAGAGATTAATAGCAATATTCAAAATATCAGTGGGCGTTCAGAGCGAATTTTGGACTTGGTGAACAAAACCGATGAGGGGGCGATCCAAGCTCAGCAGCGTTTTGAAAGTGTGCTCAGAGAGATTAGTTCGTATAAATTGAGTTAA
- a CDS encoding transglutaminase family protein produces MRYRVRHITAYTYGAPVSLCYNMAHLLPRDTRNQRCLNQKVHINPPPVYQNDGEDYFGNQTFYFSIQEAHKKLVIDVTTDFEITPLDVLQWQNQSTLTCGQLRAQLSTPNTPELRMAKEYLLDSPQIHCSENLKAYALSTFADEKPVLQAALAFTHKIFTEFKFDPTTTTVATPLEQVLKQRSGVCQDFAHLAIGCLRSVGIPARYMSGYLETLPPPGQEKLVGADASHAWFAVFIPELGWVEFDPTNDLMPSDQHIVTAWGRDYSDVTPLQGVIFEGGGSQQLAVSVDVKRV; encoded by the coding sequence ATGAGATACCGCGTTCGTCACATTACTGCATATACCTATGGCGCACCGGTGAGCTTATGCTACAACATGGCTCACTTATTACCACGAGACACTCGAAATCAGCGCTGTCTAAATCAAAAAGTTCACATCAATCCGCCACCGGTTTATCAGAACGATGGGGAAGACTATTTTGGTAATCAAACGTTTTACTTTTCTATTCAAGAAGCCCATAAAAAATTAGTGATTGATGTCACTACGGACTTTGAAATCACTCCGCTTGATGTACTGCAATGGCAAAACCAAAGTACCTTAACTTGCGGGCAATTACGGGCACAATTAAGTACCCCAAATACCCCTGAACTGCGTATGGCAAAAGAATATTTGCTTGATTCACCACAAATCCACTGTTCAGAGAATTTAAAAGCCTATGCGTTAAGTACCTTCGCGGATGAAAAACCCGTTTTGCAAGCAGCACTGGCTTTCACTCATAAAATTTTTACTGAGTTTAAATTTGACCCAACCACCACAACCGTTGCAACACCGCTTGAGCAAGTCCTTAAACAGCGCAGTGGTGTGTGTCAGGACTTTGCTCATTTGGCTATTGGTTGCCTTCGGTCAGTGGGGATTCCAGCTCGTTACATGAGTGGCTATCTAGAAACCTTGCCTCCACCGGGACAAGAAAAACTAGTGGGTGCGGATGCATCTCATGCTTGGTTTGCGGTTTTTATTCCTGAATTAGGCTGGGTTGAATTTGACCCAACCAATGATCTCATGCCAAGCGATCAACATATTGTCACCGCCTGGGGTAGAGACTATTCCGATGTTACGCCGTTACAAGGAGTGATTTTTGAGGGTGGAGGTTCACAACAACTAGCCGTGTCAGTGGATGTTAAGCGAGTATAA
- a CDS encoding circularly permuted type 2 ATP-grasp protein, which translates to MQLQTGTFVTSVIDEKPTLSTAYDKPINAYDEAFTEDRQPRAHWESFLRNISNNSDEEVLDRQRRAQRILREDGATYNLTSDPLTPSVWSLDLIPNIIPTNEWLVIEQGLAQRSNLFDLILKDLYGPQELLKNGIIPAEIIFSHPGFLRQCHGIMVPGAHQLLHHAVDLVRDHLGQFQVIGDRTQAPTGAGYALENRTVVSRVIPNSFRDNQVRRLAGFFQSFKNMLTSLASQWTDTPRIVMLSPGAYSSTYFEQAYLSNYLGFPLVQGSDLTVRNGAVWMKSLNGLARVDVILRRVDDAYCDQAELRADSFLGVPGLLEVVRAGNVVLANPLGSGILEAPALVKFLPAISNFLIGEPLSLPSVNTWWCGDKDDLNYVIANLNNLIIKPAIRRHDSNSIYGHTLNEKQKLSTIEKIKTAPHLYTAQSYVPGSMSPIWLDGKIQARPSLLRTFTVANPTGFTVMPGGLSRSGESLKENIVTNMSNSKSKDTWVISAEPEVQNTLINDQVLLQDEALQANLPSRVVENLFWMGRYAERAEISMRLLRTIFKQMNGIDPLPEESRRMLLEIASTQTGCLPGFMEADDNMFANPEAELISIITDGSRAGSVKANLQAMLSCGEQVKEMLSADTRIIINELRDHIHELDRAYTNGLPSAPEESLDSLVTSLLALSGLNHESMLRGLDWTFQEIGRRTERALQTATLLRSALTKSLPSMPQQQILESVLLSVEALISFRRRYRNRARVAYGLDLLMIDGTNPRSLFYQVNQLRKYIKELPRNESTTAGLSPENKIILKSLNDIQLADLEELAKVDTESQSRPKLAQLMTEFLEQLEQFTVLISDKYFDHTAGPQSLTEATRGTSL; encoded by the coding sequence ATGCAACTTCAAACAGGTACCTTTGTAACGTCGGTGATTGATGAAAAGCCGACGTTATCTACCGCCTATGATAAACCGATAAACGCTTATGATGAGGCCTTCACGGAAGATCGCCAACCGCGCGCGCATTGGGAATCCTTTCTGCGCAACATAAGCAATAACTCAGACGAAGAAGTACTCGACCGCCAACGTCGTGCTCAGCGCATACTTCGTGAAGACGGAGCGACCTATAATTTAACCAGCGACCCACTTACGCCAAGTGTTTGGTCGCTGGACCTTATTCCCAATATTATTCCGACTAATGAATGGCTTGTCATTGAACAAGGTTTAGCCCAACGATCAAATCTATTCGATCTCATTTTAAAAGATCTTTATGGTCCACAAGAACTACTAAAGAACGGCATAATACCTGCTGAAATTATCTTTAGTCATCCTGGATTTTTACGCCAATGCCATGGCATTATGGTCCCAGGTGCACACCAATTATTACATCACGCCGTCGATCTGGTCCGAGATCACCTAGGCCAATTTCAGGTTATTGGTGATCGTACCCAAGCCCCTACTGGCGCAGGCTATGCACTAGAAAACCGTACCGTTGTGTCACGCGTCATTCCAAATAGCTTCCGAGACAATCAAGTTCGTCGCCTTGCCGGATTTTTTCAATCCTTTAAAAATATGTTGACCTCTCTTGCCAGTCAATGGACAGACACACCACGCATTGTCATGCTGTCTCCTGGCGCTTATAGCAGCACTTACTTCGAGCAAGCCTACTTATCAAACTACCTTGGTTTTCCATTAGTACAAGGCAGCGACTTAACGGTCCGCAATGGTGCAGTGTGGATGAAATCACTAAACGGCTTGGCTCGAGTGGATGTCATATTACGCCGAGTCGATGACGCCTACTGTGATCAAGCAGAATTAAGAGCCGATTCATTCCTTGGTGTTCCTGGGCTTTTAGAGGTTGTGCGTGCTGGTAATGTCGTACTCGCTAACCCATTAGGCAGCGGCATTTTGGAAGCTCCGGCATTGGTTAAGTTTTTACCAGCAATCAGCAATTTTTTGATCGGCGAACCGCTTTCTTTGCCATCCGTCAATACTTGGTGGTGTGGTGATAAAGACGATTTAAATTATGTCATTGCCAATCTTAATAACCTGATTATTAAACCCGCAATACGTCGTCATGACAGCAATAGCATTTACGGTCACACGTTAAACGAAAAACAAAAGCTCAGTACGATAGAGAAAATTAAAACAGCACCTCACCTTTACACGGCGCAAAGTTACGTGCCAGGTTCCATGTCACCTATTTGGTTAGACGGCAAAATACAAGCCAGACCGAGTCTACTAAGAACATTTACCGTTGCTAATCCAACTGGCTTCACAGTGATGCCTGGCGGTTTATCTCGTTCCGGTGAATCGTTAAAAGAAAACATTGTCACCAATATGTCTAACTCTAAAAGTAAAGACACTTGGGTCATCTCTGCCGAGCCAGAAGTACAGAACACCTTAATCAATGACCAAGTCTTATTGCAGGACGAAGCGTTACAGGCAAATTTACCAAGTCGAGTAGTGGAAAACTTATTCTGGATGGGTCGCTATGCCGAACGAGCAGAAATAAGCATGCGCCTATTAAGAACCATTTTTAAACAAATGAATGGCATTGATCCTTTACCGGAAGAAAGCCGACGCATGTTGCTTGAAATTGCCTCAACCCAAACAGGTTGCCTGCCAGGCTTTATGGAAGCCGATGACAATATGTTTGCCAACCCTGAAGCCGAACTTATTTCTATTATTACTGATGGCAGCCGAGCTGGATCGGTGAAAGCCAACTTGCAAGCCATGCTAAGCTGTGGTGAACAAGTCAAAGAAATGCTTTCTGCCGATACTCGAATTATTATCAATGAGCTACGTGATCATATCCATGAATTAGATCGTGCCTACACCAATGGTTTACCTTCTGCACCAGAAGAGTCATTAGACAGTCTGGTAACCTCACTATTGGCTCTGTCAGGACTGAATCACGAAAGTATGCTGCGCGGACTCGACTGGACCTTCCAGGAAATTGGTCGACGTACCGAACGTGCCTTGCAAACGGCAACCTTACTTCGTTCAGCTCTAACCAAATCATTGCCATCTATGCCACAGCAACAAATTCTTGAGTCCGTATTATTAAGCGTAGAAGCACTTATCTCTTTCCGTCGTCGCTACCGTAATCGCGCTCGTGTAGCGTATGGATTAGATCTCTTAATGATTGATGGTACAAATCCTCGCTCTTTGTTTTACCAAGTCAATCAACTACGTAAATACATAAAAGAATTGCCTAGAAATGAATCCACCACAGCTGGCTTAAGCCCAGAAAATAAAATCATTTTGAAGTCACTAAATGATATCCAACTGGCCGACCTGGAAGAGCTTGCCAAAGTCGATACAGAAAGCCAAAGTCGTCCAAAATTGGCACAACTCATGACCGAGTTTTTAGAGCAACTAGAGCAATTTACCGTCCTCATTAGCGATAAATATTTCGATCATACCGCTGGCCCACAGTCTTTGACTGAAGCGACCCGAGGAACAAGTCTATGA
- a CDS encoding DEAD/DEAH box helicase, protein MSFNKLGLSAPILKAIEDQGYTEPSAIQAQAIPAILEGQDVMAAAQTGTGKTAGFTLPLLELLSKGEHAQNNQVRALVLTPTRELAAQVAESVKNYGQHLGLKSTVVFGGVKINPQMMALRRGADILIATPGRMMDLYNQKAVRFDKLEVLVLDEADRMLDMGFIHDIKKILAILPKKRQNLLFSATFSPEIRQLAKGLVNNPVEISVTPRNATAVSVEQWLHPVDKKRKTELLIQLIADGKWDQALVFSRTKHGANKITKQLEDAGIRASAIHGNKSQGARTRALADFKEGRIRILVATDIAARGLDIEQLPHVVNFDLPDVAEDYVHRIGRTGRAGATGKAISLVAADELDQLRAIERLTQKLIERRYEDDFIPTHMLPDTTLDTRPIKPKKPKKPKAPRDQQSAGKPGAKGNAPKSGKRRPAPPKADMTPGQGLRSKPLAPARRNRKPD, encoded by the coding sequence ATGAGTTTCAACAAACTTGGGCTTTCTGCCCCCATCCTTAAAGCCATTGAAGATCAAGGCTATACTGAGCCATCCGCCATCCAGGCTCAGGCAATCCCTGCTATTCTTGAAGGCCAAGATGTGATGGCAGCAGCCCAAACAGGAACAGGTAAAACAGCCGGTTTCACACTGCCTTTGCTTGAGCTTCTTAGCAAAGGAGAACATGCGCAAAATAATCAAGTTCGAGCCTTGGTACTGACTCCAACCCGTGAACTAGCCGCACAAGTTGCAGAAAGTGTAAAAAACTATGGACAACACCTTGGCCTAAAATCGACTGTGGTATTTGGTGGCGTAAAAATCAATCCTCAAATGATGGCCCTACGACGCGGCGCGGACATTTTAATCGCAACACCTGGCCGTATGATGGACTTGTACAATCAGAAAGCGGTGCGATTCGATAAACTAGAAGTTCTTGTATTAGACGAAGCCGATCGTATGCTCGACATGGGGTTCATCCATGACATCAAAAAAATACTCGCCATCTTGCCTAAGAAGCGTCAAAACTTATTGTTCTCTGCGACTTTTTCTCCAGAAATTCGCCAATTGGCAAAAGGCCTAGTCAATAACCCAGTCGAAATTTCGGTTACACCACGTAATGCGACAGCCGTTTCCGTTGAACAATGGCTGCATCCCGTTGATAAAAAACGTAAGACTGAGTTATTGATTCAACTCATCGCGGACGGCAAATGGGATCAAGCCTTGGTATTTTCTCGTACTAAACACGGTGCGAATAAAATCACTAAACAATTAGAAGACGCCGGTATTCGAGCTAGCGCCATTCACGGCAACAAAAGCCAAGGTGCACGTACTCGCGCTTTAGCCGATTTCAAAGAAGGCCGTATCCGTATTCTCGTTGCGACAGACATTGCTGCTCGTGGATTAGATATCGAGCAATTGCCCCACGTGGTTAACTTTGACCTACCTGATGTTGCCGAAGATTATGTTCACCGTATTGGTCGTACTGGTCGTGCTGGCGCAACTGGCAAGGCCATTTCCTTAGTGGCTGCGGACGAATTAGATCAATTACGCGCCATTGAGCGTTTGACTCAAAAATTGATCGAACGTCGTTATGAAGATGACTTCATCCCAACACATATGTTGCCAGACACCACATTGGATACACGTCCAATTAAACCCAAAAAACCGAAAAAGCCAAAAGCACCACGTGACCAACAAAGTGCTGGCAAACCCGGCGCAAAAGGCAACGCGCCAAAATCTGGCAAGCGCCGCCCTGCGCCCCCCAAAGCAGACATGACACCAGGCCAAGGCTTACGCAGTAAACCTCTCGCCCCTGCGCGTCGTAACCGCAAACCAGATTAA